From Rudanella lutea DSM 19387, a single genomic window includes:
- a CDS encoding outer membrane beta-barrel protein, with translation MKALLTTVVCLLAALSAWAQGKVSGLILEKPQSPASFATVVLVAVADSAQVKARLTDENGVFTLDGIPDGTYCLRISYMGFLPKTTEAFALNATTPVRELGSIQLVENVKVLSEVVVKSQKPLLERKSDRLVMNLANSPISLGRNASELLGVMPLVAVGPDGGISLRGKSGVLVLIDGRPQQGGLQAILEAMPADDIARIEVITNPSARYDASATGGVINIITRQSEKRGLTGSTRLTASQGFRPQLHTLGGTMTYRAQKLSLLGQYFFANRQLYNDETGYRAFRNDPLALIDDNTQTRGRVVSHNLRLNADWQVAKNHLLSFTASRNLSDTRRDMNTTTGFVNTNTITDSTYRTDAIWDINRRTDNYSLMYRGTLDSVGRELTVIGTYTPFASSTDQTFGINVFDRRNELRGPRQFLRSFNPVSINITVAQADYSHPTRGNWSFVSGLKRVRVATNNTLRQETLIDGTWRFNPAISNQMAYEENVTAGYLMSSLKAKAVTMQLGMRAEHTLADVRGLRSFNYLSWFPSVFLQKEVAAGRQLSLSYSRRITRPAYDDMVPFYRLYDRFTASEGNPLLRPQFDDVVELNYSLGGVNMLFGYTYIQDFMSWTPRQDVATRTTVYAQRNLDRVNRLNLALSHSHSPLKWWQLSYSGWVNYDRVEANALPGVPSYNARQLYGGFNLSSLFTLTNGWKAELTANYYTPGRTGVYQEQSIHMINLGVTRPVLAGRGTLKLWANDITRGNVFRTTINYPTVEIFSRTYSDSRRVGLTLLYNFGKKTVDQLNEKKLGNESETGRL, from the coding sequence ATGAAAGCACTCTTGACGACCGTAGTTTGCCTGTTGGCCGCCCTGTCGGCCTGGGCACAGGGCAAAGTGAGCGGCCTGATTCTGGAAAAGCCGCAAAGCCCGGCATCGTTTGCGACGGTGGTACTGGTCGCTGTTGCCGACTCGGCGCAGGTGAAGGCCAGATTGACCGACGAAAATGGCGTATTTACCCTCGACGGTATTCCCGACGGAACCTACTGCCTGCGGATCAGCTACATGGGTTTTTTGCCCAAAACGACCGAGGCTTTCGCCCTGAACGCAACCACTCCGGTGCGAGAGCTGGGAAGTATTCAGCTTGTCGAAAACGTGAAGGTGCTGTCGGAAGTGGTGGTAAAGAGTCAGAAGCCCCTGCTGGAGCGCAAATCGGACCGGCTGGTGATGAACCTGGCCAATAGCCCGATTTCGCTTGGTCGCAACGCGAGTGAATTGCTGGGGGTAATGCCGCTGGTAGCCGTGGGCCCCGACGGAGGTATCTCGCTCCGGGGCAAATCGGGCGTGCTGGTGCTGATCGACGGCCGGCCGCAGCAAGGGGGCTTGCAGGCCATTTTGGAAGCTATGCCTGCCGACGATATTGCCCGTATTGAGGTGATTACCAACCCCTCGGCCCGGTACGATGCGTCGGCAACGGGTGGGGTTATCAATATCATTACCCGACAAAGCGAAAAGCGGGGGCTCACCGGCTCTACCCGCCTGACGGCTTCGCAGGGTTTCCGGCCGCAGTTGCACACCCTCGGCGGCACCATGACCTACCGCGCCCAGAAACTGAGCCTGTTAGGTCAGTACTTCTTCGCCAATCGACAGCTGTACAACGACGAAACCGGCTACCGGGCGTTCCGTAACGATCCGCTCGCCCTGATCGACGACAATACCCAAACCCGTGGGCGGGTGGTATCGCATAATCTCCGGCTCAACGCCGACTGGCAGGTGGCCAAAAACCACTTGCTGAGCTTCACGGCGAGCCGTAACCTCTCCGACACCCGGCGCGACATGAATACCACCACGGGTTTCGTGAATACGAATACCATCACCGACTCAACGTACCGCACCGATGCGATCTGGGACATTAACCGGCGTACCGACAACTACAGCTTAATGTACCGGGGCACGCTCGACTCGGTGGGCCGCGAGCTGACCGTGATTGGTACCTACACGCCCTTTGCATCGAGCACCGACCAAACGTTTGGTATCAACGTGTTCGACCGGCGCAATGAACTCCGTGGCCCGCGTCAGTTTCTGCGGTCGTTCAATCCGGTATCGATCAATATTACGGTGGCTCAGGCCGATTACAGTCACCCAACTCGTGGCAACTGGTCGTTTGTGTCGGGGCTGAAACGGGTACGGGTGGCTACCAACAACACCCTTCGGCAGGAAACGCTCATCGACGGGACCTGGCGTTTCAACCCGGCTATCAGCAACCAGATGGCCTACGAAGAAAACGTAACGGCCGGCTACCTGATGTCATCGCTCAAGGCCAAGGCCGTTACTATGCAGCTTGGAATGCGGGCCGAACACACCCTGGCCGATGTGCGGGGCCTGCGGTCGTTCAATTACCTGAGCTGGTTTCCGAGTGTGTTTCTGCAAAAAGAAGTGGCCGCCGGTCGGCAGCTATCGCTCTCGTACAGCCGCCGGATCACCCGCCCGGCCTATGACGATATGGTGCCGTTTTACCGACTCTACGACCGGTTTACGGCTTCGGAGGGTAACCCGCTGTTGCGTCCGCAATTTGATGATGTGGTAGAGCTGAACTACTCGCTCGGCGGGGTGAATATGCTCTTCGGGTACACGTACATCCAGGATTTTATGTCGTGGACACCCCGGCAGGATGTTGCCACCCGCACTACGGTCTACGCCCAGCGCAACCTCGATCGTGTAAACCGGCTGAACCTTGCCCTGTCGCACTCGCACTCGCCCCTCAAATGGTGGCAACTCTCGTACTCAGGCTGGGTCAACTACGACCGGGTAGAGGCCAACGCCCTGCCGGGGGTACCCAGCTACAACGCCCGACAGCTGTACGGCGGGTTCAACCTGTCGAGCCTCTTTACCCTGACGAACGGCTGGAAAGCGGAGCTGACTGCCAACTATTACACGCCCGGCCGAACCGGCGTGTATCAGGAGCAGAGCATTCACATGATTAACCTGGGTGTAACACGGCCCGTGCTGGCTGGGCGGGGGACGCTCAAACTCTGGGCTAACGACATCACGCGGGGTAATGTGTTTCGGACCACGATCAACTACCCGACGGTGGAGATTTTCAGCCGCACGTATAGCGATAGTCGGCGGGTGGGGCTTACGCTGCTGTACAATTTCGGGAAGAAAACGGTGGATCAGCTGAACGAGAAGAAACTCGGCAATGAGTCTGAAACGGGCCGATTGTAA
- a CDS encoding sensor histidine kinase, translating into MPFRQNLQQWVNDFLFDRPRYRRWRLLFHLLFWSTELLLQLWLYRDLHPGAKPAYAWVEASKHVGYNMLMYYSILFWWNRVPVKYKAGTLPLLLVLLVNGNILFTYLHDYLILQYKLLPESRAFWQLIFKRSGAGFESFYAQNWLNGFIFYQVINPQSLCYVIKLSKEAVRFANRNLILEQDNMRIAQENLNLELNFLKAQVNPHFFFNTLNSLYSLSIKKSDRAPDLILRLSDLMRYALYNTDLPQMPLQDEIDFLQNYFYIEQTRLGSRIDLTFEVEGDPRPHVIPPLLLIVFVENAFKHGVKNELKQGNVHIRLKLTPDAISFWIANSIPAHSDLMKPAKARREGGIGIENARRRLSILYPGRHSLQIESHPEQYVVQLVLRPAPTARPEPSARPSTIDETNWSGHI; encoded by the coding sequence ATGCCCTTTCGCCAGAATTTGCAGCAATGGGTCAATGATTTTCTGTTCGACCGCCCTCGTTACCGGCGGTGGCGCCTGTTGTTTCATTTGCTTTTTTGGAGCACCGAGCTACTCCTACAGCTTTGGCTCTACCGCGATCTGCATCCGGGAGCCAAGCCTGCTTATGCCTGGGTGGAGGCAAGTAAACACGTCGGGTATAACATGCTGATGTATTACAGCATCCTATTCTGGTGGAACCGGGTACCCGTTAAGTACAAAGCGGGCACGCTACCGCTGTTGCTGGTTCTGCTCGTCAACGGCAACATTCTGTTTACGTACCTGCACGATTACCTGATTCTTCAGTATAAACTACTGCCCGAATCACGGGCGTTCTGGCAACTTATTTTTAAGCGCAGCGGGGCCGGCTTCGAGTCATTTTATGCCCAGAACTGGCTCAATGGGTTTATTTTTTATCAGGTCATTAACCCACAGTCGCTGTGTTATGTGATCAAGCTCTCGAAAGAGGCCGTGCGGTTCGCCAACCGCAATCTGATTCTGGAGCAGGACAATATGCGTATTGCTCAGGAAAACCTGAATCTGGAGCTCAACTTCCTGAAAGCGCAGGTAAATCCACACTTTTTCTTCAACACGCTCAATAGTCTTTACTCACTCAGTATCAAGAAGTCGGACCGCGCCCCGGACCTGATTCTGCGGCTATCAGACCTGATGCGGTATGCGCTTTACAACACCGATTTGCCGCAGATGCCGCTACAGGACGAAATCGATTTTCTACAAAACTACTTCTACATCGAACAAACGCGGCTGGGCTCACGCATTGACCTGACGTTTGAGGTGGAGGGCGACCCCCGCCCGCACGTGATTCCGCCCCTGTTACTCATTGTCTTTGTCGAAAATGCGTTCAAGCACGGGGTCAAGAACGAATTGAAGCAGGGTAACGTCCATATCCGTCTGAAGCTGACACCCGATGCCATTTCGTTCTGGATTGCCAACAGTATTCCGGCCCACAGCGATCTGATGAAACCCGCCAAAGCCCGACGCGAGGGCGGTATTGGTATCGAAAACGCCCGCCGTCGGCTCTCCATTCTGTACCCCGGCCGACACTCGCTCCAGATCGAATCCCATCCCGAACAGTATGTTGTTCAGCTGGTTTTGCGGCCCGCTCCGACCGCCCGACCCGAGCCGTCTGCGCGACCTTCGACAATCGACGAAACGAATTGGTCTGGTCATATTTGA
- a CDS encoding class I lanthipeptide, whose product MKKSAVSPLALDKETIGNLDEQELSQIAGGSDESGSQEECWVASCNSGSCNGTKTKVAIEAE is encoded by the coding sequence ATGAAAAAGTCAGCTGTATCTCCGCTTGCCCTTGACAAAGAAACAATTGGCAACCTCGACGAGCAGGAGCTCTCACAAATTGCCGGTGGCTCTGATGAGTCGGGCAGCCAGGAAGAGTGCTGGGTGGCAAGCTGCAACAGCGGAAGCTGTAACGGCACCAAAACCAAAGTAGCCATCGAGGCCGAATAA
- a CDS encoding LytR/AlgR family response regulator transcription factor: MPQMIRCLIVDDEELAQDILEAYIARIPYLQLVHKASNAFDAIDFLNGHPVDIVFTDIEMPQLTGIEMVRSLQKIPYIIFTTAYPTYAIDGFNLSATDYLLKPIAFDRFLKAVNKVRDHMRPVPAPTEPTERPEPAPPAARPNFIFVRENAKVVQVFFSDIIWVEGLRDYVKIITTGRTIITHATMKKMEELLPADEFVRMQRSYIARIAAIKAINGNLLEMVNGVQLQIGQQYRDALMEVIKPIN; encoded by the coding sequence ATGCCTCAAATGATACGATGCCTCATTGTTGACGACGAAGAACTCGCCCAGGACATTCTGGAAGCTTACATTGCCCGTATCCCGTACCTCCAGCTGGTACACAAAGCTTCGAACGCGTTCGACGCTATCGACTTCCTGAATGGGCATCCCGTCGACATCGTATTTACCGATATTGAAATGCCTCAGCTCACGGGGATCGAGATGGTGCGGTCGTTGCAGAAAATTCCCTACATCATTTTTACAACGGCCTACCCTACGTACGCCATTGATGGGTTTAACCTGAGCGCAACCGACTACCTGCTCAAACCTATTGCGTTCGACCGGTTTCTGAAAGCCGTAAACAAAGTCCGCGACCATATGCGGCCGGTACCGGCACCCACCGAGCCAACCGAGCGGCCCGAACCCGCACCGCCCGCAGCCCGGCCCAACTTCATTTTCGTCCGCGAAAACGCAAAGGTGGTGCAGGTCTTTTTTTCCGACATTATCTGGGTAGAGGGCCTGCGCGATTACGTGAAGATTATCACAACGGGCCGCACGATCATCACCCACGCGACCATGAAAAAGATGGAAGAGCTACTACCGGCCGACGAGTTTGTCAGGATGCAGCGTTCGTACATCGCCCGGATTGCCGCCATTAAGGCCATCAACGGGAACCTGCTCGAAATGGTCAACGGTGTGCAGCTCCAGATTGGTCAACAGTACCGCGACGCGCTGATGGAGGTGATTAAGCCTATTAACTAA